The following coding sequences lie in one Mesorhizobium sp. NZP2298 genomic window:
- a CDS encoding aspartate/glutamate racemase family protein: MKTLGLLGGMSWESTAIYYRLLNEIVRERLGGLHSAKLLLWSFDFAEIAERQHHGDWDGAGMLLVEAARKLEAGSAEGLLLCTNTMHKLADQVQASVSIPLIHIADATAAAIKRAGMKRPALLATRFTMEQDFYKGRLADKYGLSPVVPDAAGRDMVHRVIYDELCQGIVSDASKTAYIEEAERLRREEAADSLIMGCTEITMLIGQRDFDIPVFDTTRIHAEAAVEFALG, translated from the coding sequence ATGAAAACCCTTGGCCTTCTGGGCGGCATGAGCTGGGAATCGACCGCCATCTACTATCGGCTGCTCAACGAGATCGTGCGCGAGCGGCTTGGCGGGCTGCATTCGGCGAAACTGCTGCTCTGGTCGTTCGACTTCGCCGAGATCGCCGAGCGGCAGCATCATGGCGATTGGGATGGCGCCGGCATGCTTCTGGTCGAAGCCGCGCGCAAGCTCGAGGCGGGCAGTGCGGAAGGCCTGCTTTTGTGTACCAACACCATGCACAAGCTGGCTGACCAGGTGCAGGCGTCCGTATCCATTCCGCTGATCCACATCGCCGATGCCACCGCGGCGGCGATCAAGCGCGCAGGCATGAAGCGCCCGGCATTGTTGGCGACGCGGTTCACCATGGAGCAGGATTTCTACAAGGGCAGGCTCGCCGACAAATACGGCCTGTCACCCGTGGTGCCCGATGCCGCGGGGCGCGACATGGTGCATCGCGTCATCTATGACGAGCTCTGCCAGGGCATTGTCAGCGACGCTTCGAAGACTGCATACATAGAAGAAGCCGAGCGTCTGCGCCGTGAAGAGGCCGCCGACAGCCTGATCATGGGCTGCACCGAGATCACCATGCTGATCGGCCAGCGCGATTTCGACATTCCGGTCTTCGACACGACGCGCATCCATGCCGAGGCGGCCGTGGAATTCGCTCTCGGTTGA
- the atpA gene encoding F0F1 ATP synthase subunit alpha, with translation MDIRAAEISAILKDQIKNFGKEAEVSEVGQVLSVGDGIARVYGLDNVQAGEMVEFPGGIRGMALNLEADNVGVVIFGADRDIKEGDTVKRTGAIVDVPVGPGLLGRVVDALGNPIDGKGPIKATERKRVDVKAPGIIPRKSVHEPMSTGLKAIDALIPVGRGQRELVIGDRQTGKTAIILDTMLNQKSVHDNGPEKEKLYCVYVAVGQKRSTVAQFVKVLEERGALEYSIIVAATASDPAPMQFLAPFAGCTMGEYFRDNGMHALISYDDLSKQAVAYRQMSLLLRRPPGREAYPGDVFYLHSRLLERAAKLNDDLGNGSLTALPVIETQANDVSAYIPTNVISITDGQIFLETNLFFQGIRPAVNVGLSVSRVGSSAQIKAMKQVAGSIKGELAQYREMAAFAQFGSDLDAATQRLLNRGSRLTELLKQPQFSPLKTEEQVAVIFAGVNGYLDKLPVNQVGKFEHGLLSHMRAAGKDVLDAIRKEKALSDDLRAKLKAEIDAFAKTFA, from the coding sequence ATGGACATCCGCGCCGCGGAAATTTCCGCAATTCTGAAAGACCAGATCAAGAATTTCGGCAAGGAGGCCGAGGTCTCCGAAGTTGGACAGGTGCTGTCCGTCGGTGACGGTATCGCCCGCGTCTACGGCCTCGACAACGTCCAGGCCGGCGAAATGGTCGAATTCCCCGGCGGCATCCGCGGCATGGCGCTCAACCTCGAAGCCGACAATGTCGGCGTCGTCATCTTCGGCGCCGACCGTGACATCAAGGAAGGCGACACCGTCAAGCGCACCGGCGCCATCGTCGACGTTCCGGTCGGTCCGGGCCTGCTCGGCCGCGTCGTCGACGCGCTCGGCAACCCGATCGACGGCAAGGGCCCGATCAAGGCGACCGAACGCAAGCGCGTCGACGTCAAGGCGCCCGGCATCATTCCGCGCAAGTCGGTGCATGAGCCTATGTCGACCGGCCTCAAGGCCATCGATGCGCTGATCCCGGTCGGTCGCGGCCAGCGCGAGCTGGTCATCGGTGACCGTCAGACCGGCAAAACCGCCATCATCCTCGACACGATGCTCAACCAGAAGTCGGTGCACGACAACGGCCCCGAGAAAGAAAAGCTGTACTGCGTCTACGTCGCCGTCGGCCAGAAGCGCTCGACCGTCGCGCAGTTCGTCAAGGTGCTGGAAGAGCGCGGCGCGCTCGAATATTCGATCATCGTCGCCGCCACCGCTTCCGATCCGGCGCCGATGCAGTTCCTGGCGCCGTTCGCCGGCTGCACCATGGGCGAATATTTCCGCGACAACGGCATGCACGCGCTGATCAGCTACGACGATCTGTCGAAGCAGGCCGTCGCCTATCGCCAGATGTCGCTGCTCTTGCGCCGCCCGCCGGGCCGCGAAGCCTATCCGGGCGACGTCTTCTACCTGCACTCGCGCCTGCTCGAGCGCGCCGCCAAGCTCAATGACGATCTGGGCAATGGCTCGCTGACGGCCCTGCCGGTCATCGAAACGCAGGCCAACGACGTGTCGGCCTACATCCCGACCAACGTGATCTCGATCACCGACGGCCAGATCTTCCTCGAAACCAACCTGTTCTTCCAGGGCATCCGTCCGGCCGTCAACGTCGGCCTGTCGGTGTCGCGCGTCGGATCCTCGGCGCAGATCAAGGCGATGAAGCAGGTTGCGGGCTCGATCAAGGGCGAGCTGGCGCAGTACCGCGAAATGGCGGCCTTCGCGCAGTTCGGCTCGGATCTCGACGCAGCCACGCAGCGCCTGCTCAACCGCGGATCGCGCCTGACCGAACTCCTGAAGCAGCCGCAGTTCTCGCCGCTGAAGACGGAAGAGCAGGTCGCGGTGATCTTCGCCGGTGTCAACGGCTATCTCGACAAGCTGCCGGTCAACCAGGTCGGCAAGTTCGAGCATGGCCTGCTCAGCCACATGCGTGCGGCGGGCAAGGACGTTCTAGACGCCATCCGCAAGGAAAAGGCGCTGTCGGACGATCTGCGCGCCAAGCTGAAGGCAGAGATCGACGCTTTCGCCAAGACCTTCGCCTGA
- a CDS encoding F0F1 ATP synthase subunit delta, translated as MAQSSSPISGVAERYAGSLFELALQANSVAKVEADLSSFEALLAGSADLTRLINSPVFSSEDQAKAIAAIADKAKITGLTGNFLRVVARNRRLFAVPGMIKAFRQIAAEHRGETAAEVTSAHELTAAQQTELKTALKSVAGKDVAISVTVDPSLLGGLVVKMGSRQIDTSLKTKLNSLKLALKEVG; from the coding sequence GTGGCTCAATCGTCATCGCCAATCTCAGGTGTCGCAGAACGCTACGCGGGTTCGCTGTTCGAACTCGCCCTGCAGGCAAATTCCGTGGCCAAGGTCGAGGCCGACCTCAGCAGTTTCGAGGCGCTGCTCGCGGGGAGCGCCGACCTGACCCGGTTGATCAACAGCCCGGTGTTCTCCAGCGAGGATCAGGCCAAGGCCATCGCGGCGATCGCCGACAAGGCCAAGATCACCGGTCTCACCGGCAATTTCCTGCGCGTCGTCGCACGGAACCGCCGCTTGTTCGCCGTGCCCGGCATGATCAAGGCGTTCCGCCAGATAGCGGCCGAACACCGTGGCGAAACCGCTGCTGAAGTGACGTCGGCTCATGAGTTGACCGCCGCCCAGCAGACAGAACTCAAGACGGCGCTGAAGAGCGTTGCCGGCAAGGACGTGGCCATCTCCGTCACCGTCGATCCGTCGCTGCTTGGCGGGCTGGTGGTCAAGATGGGCTCGCGCCAGATCGATACGTCGCTCAAAACCAAACTCAATTCGCTCAAGCTTGCACTGAAAGAGGTCGGCTGA
- a CDS encoding primosomal protein N', with translation MIEDSPFVAAAPVLVPMPAERPYTYAVPAGMRVVPGSIVRVPLGPRQVAGIVWDGVVENIDAKKLRPIEQVFDCPPIDRAMRRFVDWVAQYTLSAPGMVARMLLRAPEAFDPEPWIEGLQRTLLVPDRMTDARARVLETAEGGLAWTRSGLAHAAGVSSTVIEGLKAQGVFETVMIPPRPVVAAPDPSYAVPELMPDQSDAASMLRANVAAGAFNVALLDGVTGSGKTEVYFEAVAAALDQGKQVLILLPEIALTHAFLERFQQRFGAKPGEWHSDLPPRMREKVWRQVAEGTVRVVAGARSALFLPFKELGLIVVDEEHDPAYKQEDRVFYNARDMAVVRGHIGGFPVVLASATPSVESRVNASQGKYNRAVLSARFAEAALPQLKSIDMRRAPPARGGFLSPVLIDHMRRTLERKEQSLLFLNRRGYAPLTLCRVCGHRFGCPVCSAWLVEHRFRGQLVCHHCGHNERRPEACPECGTLDHLVACGPGVERIAEEVVTHFPDARTIVLSSDLMGGVRRLRLELEAIADGEADIVIGTQLVAKGHNFPNMTLVGVVDADLGLANGDPRAAERTFQLLSQVTGRAGRTGKKSLGLLQTFQPDHPVMRAIVSGDAEAFYEREIAERERAALPPFGRLAGVIVSAVTRAEAEGHARGLRRAAPEASDLFVLGPAEAPLSLLGGRHRFRLLIQGERRADMQGFIRAMLANGPKQRGSVRVQVDIDPQSFL, from the coding sequence TCGACGCGAAAAAACTGCGCCCGATCGAACAGGTTTTCGACTGCCCGCCGATCGACCGCGCCATGCGCCGTTTCGTCGACTGGGTGGCGCAATACACGCTGTCGGCGCCGGGCATGGTGGCCCGCATGTTGCTGCGCGCGCCGGAGGCCTTTGACCCCGAACCCTGGATCGAGGGACTGCAGCGAACGCTCCTCGTTCCCGACCGGATGACGGATGCGCGGGCGCGCGTGCTGGAGACGGCCGAAGGCGGGCTCGCCTGGACGCGATCCGGCCTGGCACATGCGGCCGGCGTGTCGTCGACGGTGATCGAGGGGCTGAAGGCGCAAGGCGTGTTCGAGACGGTGATGATCCCGCCACGCCCCGTGGTGGCCGCTCCCGACCCAAGCTATGCCGTGCCGGAGCTGATGCCGGACCAGAGCGACGCGGCATCGATGCTGCGCGCCAATGTCGCGGCCGGCGCCTTCAATGTCGCGCTGCTCGACGGCGTCACCGGTTCGGGCAAGACGGAGGTTTATTTCGAGGCGGTGGCGGCAGCGCTCGACCAGGGCAAGCAGGTGCTGATCCTTTTGCCGGAAATCGCGCTGACCCACGCTTTTCTTGAACGTTTCCAGCAGCGCTTTGGCGCCAAGCCGGGCGAATGGCATTCGGACCTGCCGCCAAGAATGCGCGAAAAGGTCTGGCGGCAGGTGGCTGAGGGCACGGTGCGCGTCGTTGCCGGCGCGCGGTCGGCTTTGTTCCTGCCGTTCAAGGAACTAGGCCTGATCGTCGTCGACGAGGAGCATGACCCGGCCTACAAGCAGGAAGACCGCGTCTTCTACAACGCCCGCGACATGGCCGTGGTGCGAGGCCATATTGGCGGCTTTCCGGTCGTGCTGGCGTCGGCGACGCCATCGGTCGAGAGCCGGGTCAATGCGAGCCAGGGCAAATACAACAGGGCCGTCCTCTCCGCCCGCTTCGCCGAAGCGGCGCTGCCGCAGCTGAAGTCGATCGACATGCGGCGCGCGCCACCGGCGCGCGGCGGCTTTCTGTCACCGGTGCTGATCGACCATATGCGCCGGACGCTGGAAAGGAAGGAGCAGTCGCTCTTGTTCCTCAACCGGCGCGGCTATGCGCCGCTGACACTGTGCCGGGTGTGCGGCCACCGCTTCGGCTGCCCGGTTTGCTCGGCGTGGCTGGTCGAGCATCGTTTTCGCGGCCAACTGGTCTGCCATCATTGCGGGCACAATGAGCGCCGCCCCGAAGCCTGCCCGGAATGCGGCACGCTTGACCATCTGGTCGCCTGCGGACCGGGCGTCGAGCGCATCGCCGAGGAGGTCGTCACGCATTTTCCCGACGCGCGGACAATCGTCTTGTCATCGGACCTGATGGGCGGCGTGCGGCGGTTGCGGCTGGAGCTTGAGGCGATCGCCGATGGCGAGGCCGACATCGTCATCGGCACGCAGCTCGTTGCCAAGGGCCACAACTTTCCCAACATGACGCTGGTCGGCGTCGTCGACGCCGATCTCGGTCTCGCCAATGGCGATCCGCGCGCCGCCGAGCGCACCTTCCAGCTGCTCAGCCAGGTGACGGGTCGCGCCGGACGCACCGGCAAGAAAAGCCTCGGTCTGCTGCAGACCTTCCAGCCGGACCATCCGGTGATGCGGGCGATCGTCTCTGGCGACGCCGAGGCTTTTTACGAGCGCGAGATCGCCGAGCGCGAGCGGGCGGCCTTGCCGCCCTTCGGCCGGCTGGCCGGCGTCATCGTCAGCGCGGTGACGCGTGCGGAAGCCGAGGGCCATGCACGCGGGCTGCGCCGCGCCGCGCCCGAGGCGTCGGACCTGTTCGTGCTCGGCCCTGCCGAGGCGCCACTGTCCTTGCTCGGCGGCCGTCACCGCTTCCGCCTGCTGATCCAGGGCGAACGGCGCGCCGACATGCAAGGGTTTATCCGCGCCATGCTGGCCAATGGGCCGAAACAGCGCGGTTCGGTCCGGGTGCAGGTGGATATCGACCCGCAGAGCTTTTTGTGA
- a CDS encoding AGROH133_08824 family phage infection protein, whose product MDFALPWPTSQGEWLAWSSAVFTVLLGLLFFLAPSLAFRILRLQAKPEKAAAIAEGRGRMSGFYLGVGLCCILLAQPLIYMALGFSWLFTAFGRLLSMMSDGANTPFNWVSIVVELVLAALPLAFAFGFVP is encoded by the coding sequence ATGGATTTTGCGCTTCCATGGCCGACGAGCCAGGGCGAATGGCTGGCCTGGTCGAGTGCCGTCTTCACCGTGCTGCTCGGCCTTCTGTTTTTCCTGGCCCCTAGCCTGGCCTTTCGCATCCTGCGCCTGCAGGCCAAGCCCGAAAAGGCTGCGGCGATCGCCGAGGGACGCGGCAGGATGTCGGGCTTTTATCTTGGCGTCGGCCTGTGCTGTATCCTCCTGGCGCAGCCGCTGATTTACATGGCGCTCGGCTTCTCCTGGCTGTTCACCGCTTTCGGCCGGCTGCTGTCGATGATGTCCGACGGCGCCAACACACCTTTCAATTGGGTTTCCATTGTGGTGGAATTGGTCCTGGCGGCGTTGCCGCTTGCCTTTGCCTTCGGCTTTGTGCCCTGA
- a CDS encoding F0F1 ATP synthase subunit gamma translates to MPSLKDLRNRIASVKATQKITKAMQMVAAAKLRRAQEAAEAARPYSERMGSVLANITQAIGGGGDAPALMTGTGKDDVHLLVVCTAERGLCGGFNSQIARLARDHIRRLLADGKQVKIICVGKKGFDILRRDYASMILDRVDLREVKTLGFVNADAIAKKVIHLFNEGGFDICTLFYSQFKSVISQVPTAQQIIPAGVASAPAEAVDGGSAVYEYEPEPGEILSDLIPRNISVQIFRALLENAAGEMGAKMSAMDNATRNAGEMINKLSITYNRQRQAQITKELIEIISGAEAL, encoded by the coding sequence ATGCCTTCATTAAAAGACCTTCGTAACCGTATCGCCTCGGTCAAGGCGACGCAGAAGATCACCAAGGCGATGCAGATGGTCGCCGCGGCGAAGCTGCGCCGTGCGCAAGAGGCCGCGGAAGCGGCGCGCCCCTATTCGGAGCGCATGGGTTCCGTACTGGCCAACATCACCCAGGCGATCGGCGGCGGTGGCGATGCCCCGGCGCTGATGACCGGCACCGGCAAGGACGACGTGCACCTGCTGGTCGTCTGCACGGCCGAGCGCGGCCTGTGCGGCGGATTCAACTCGCAGATCGCGCGTCTGGCCCGCGACCACATCCGCCGGCTTCTGGCCGACGGCAAGCAGGTCAAGATCATCTGCGTCGGCAAGAAGGGCTTCGACATCCTGCGCCGCGACTATGCATCGATGATCCTCGACCGCGTCGATCTGCGCGAAGTCAAGACGCTCGGCTTCGTCAATGCCGACGCGATCGCCAAGAAGGTCATCCACCTCTTCAACGAGGGTGGCTTCGACATCTGCACGCTGTTTTATTCGCAGTTCAAGTCGGTGATCAGCCAGGTCCCGACCGCGCAGCAGATCATTCCGGCCGGCGTCGCTTCGGCTCCCGCCGAGGCGGTGGATGGCGGCAGCGCCGTCTATGAGTATGAGCCGGAGCCGGGCGAAATCCTGTCCGACCTCATCCCGCGCAACATCTCCGTGCAGATTTTCCGCGCGCTGCTTGAAAACGCGGCCGGCGAAATGGGTGCCAAGATGAGCGCCATGGACAATGCGACGCGCAACGCCGGCGAGATGATCAACAAACTGTCGATCACCTACAACCGCCAGCGGCAGGCGCAGATCACCAAGGAACTGATCGAAATCATTTCGGGCGCCGAGGCGCTCTAG